In Spinacia oleracea cultivar Varoflay chromosome 5, BTI_SOV_V1, whole genome shotgun sequence, a single window of DNA contains:
- the LOC110791457 gene encoding RING-H2 finger protein ATL74, producing MLHRKLLEMAVAAPTTTDINKTTPSAAMDSQLTQANFDTNMVIILAALLCALICALGLNSMVRCFLRCGPRFGMETAEQAAARMSATGLKKSALKKIPVAVYGADGNKGLHTGTDPSDEAECPICLGEFVDGEKVRVLPMCNHRFHVSCIDTWLSSHSSCPNCRHSLLETIASSSKTVVAGGEGIIGGGSDLPPPHDGGDNSARQEHVVVEVSVGS from the coding sequence ATGCTGCACCGGAAATTGTTAGAGATGGCGGTGGCGGCACCGACAACGACAGATATTAACAAGACAACCCCGTCGGCGGCTATGGATAGTCAGTTGACTCAAGCAAACTTTGATACCAACATGGTCATTATCTTGGCTGCTTTATTGTGTGCTTTGATATGTGCCTTAGGGTTGAACTCCATGGTACGGTGTTTCTTGAGGTGTGGGCCGCGGTTCGGGATGGAGACGGCTGAGCAAGCAGCCGCAAGGATGTCGGCCACCGGCCTTAAGAAAAGCGCGTTAAAGAAAATACCGGTCGCTGTCTATGGAGCAGACGGTAATAAAGGGTTACACACGGGTACCGATCCAAGCGATGAAGCAGAGTGCCCCATTTGTCTAGGGGAGTTTGTTGATGGGGAGAAAGTGAGGGTGCTACCTATGTGCAACCATAGGTTCCACGTATCGTGTATTGACACGTGGCTCAGTTCCCACTCGTCGTGCCCCAACTGCCGCCACTCACTATTAGAGACTATTGCTTCGTCGTCTAAGACGGTGGTGGCAGGAGGGGAGGGAATAATAGGTGGCGGTAGTGATTTACCGCCGCCACATGACGGTGGCGATAACAGTGCTAGACAAGAGCATGTGGTGGTTGAGGTGAGTGTAGGGAGTTAG